From the genome of Uranotaenia lowii strain MFRU-FL chromosome 1, ASM2978415v1, whole genome shotgun sequence, one region includes:
- the LOC129740111 gene encoding uncharacterized protein LOC129740111, producing MRLLKAALMALVVMGSEVLAAPCCRGSADYDPEMDRIDPVKSEDSFSEDVSRTKRKFKPEELERANLILSSLDEPKNQDESQLLFNLPGTTRTMPSPAPGDKMTKMKMKLLKSKKTRQASDDGEENGTGADEENSSFGTDGKVTLQIPGKLFGNATNLFLHMAKIFGDFITNSAIRSARFLQLFQPWFGRNLYIQIPSTTTESNEV from the exons ATGAGGCTGCTGAAGGCAGCCTTAATGGCTCTGGTTGTCATGGGAAGTGAAGTTCTGGCCGCTCCTTGCTGCAGGGGATCAGCGGATTACGATCCGGAGATGGATCGAATTGACCCAGTCAAATCAGAG GATTCCTTCAGCGAAGACGTCAGCCGAACGAAACGGAAATTCAAACCGGAGGAACTGGAACGGGCAAACTTGATCCTCAGCTCTTTGGATGAGCCAAAGAACCAGGATGAGTCTCAGCTTCTGTTCAATTTACCGGGCACCACCAGAACGATGCCATCTCCAGCTCCCGGAGataagatgacaaaaatgaaaatgaagctACTGAAGTCTAAGAAAACTCGACAGGCGAGCGATGATGGCGAGGAAAATGGCACCGGTGCCGATGAGGAAAATTCATCCTTTGGAACCGATGGCAAAGTGACCTTGCAGATTCCGGGAAAACTGTTCGGGAACGCCACAAACCTTTTCCTCCACATGGCAAAGATCTTTGGTGATTTTATAACG AATTCGGCAATTCGTTCGGCACGTTTCCTCCAGCTGTTCCAGCCTTGGTTTGGTCGCAATTTGTACATTCAAATCCCGTCGACTACAACCGAATCCAACGAAGTGTGA